ATGAAGTCAAAGTGTGAACATTATATTCAACAGCATATTTCCTCCCTTTTTGAGTTATTGTCACAATAAAATTCTCTATATAAATTCTTGTAAGCTGGGTGTTCTTTTGCAGAGCACTAATCAACCCAACATTTGTTTTTGGACTGTGCCAacttgctaactccacacattaaAATCCCCAACTAAGATTTAAATAATAACGCTTTAGCTCTGAGCCTTCAGCGCTGACTAAAGCTCCATCCTGTAGCCTGCTGCTGGAGATGTGAAtagaaatttgaaaaatttcagaACTCTTCAAGTCTGCACCAGTCTGCCAGCATTGGCTTGGCAAACAGCCAAAGAAGCAGCTGGTTCAAAAAGTTATCTGTCAGGAAAAGCATCTGTCTTCTTCATCCCCTGCCCTTCCCTGCTTTTTGACCTCTGTTACCTGCCAGAGTCTCAGTGACCCAAATCACTTTAGGCTTTAGTTTTAATTCAGCccttttttttaaaattaaaccAGTAAAGTTAGAATAGAAGTGAAATAAAAATAGACGTTACATTTATTTATGAGACAGTGAAAGCCTCCAGTATAGAAGTTGTCACTGTTCGCCACATATTCATTCATAAAAGTCGAAGGATTTTGCTTTCAGTCATTTTACAAACCCATTTAAAAAATCGTATTTTCAGAAATAAAGTCTAGATAATTTAATGGCCTCCAATGAATTGGACCTTATCAAAAAGGAATGTTTTCCAGAAGGGAGAATTTTTGCCTGGATCCTAACAACGACTCTGAAGCAGCAAACAGCTGTTTGAAGTTCATCTCCTTCCTAGCTCCACGTGGCGGTCTGGCCCTGAGGACAGATTCTGTTGGCAGTGAGAAACAAACATCTGCTCCAGCTTAACCCtcccataaaacacacacacacacacacacacacacacacacacacacacacacacacacacacacacacacacacacacacacacacacacacacacacacacacacacacgaaggaaAGAGGGATGCGTGAACGTTGGGTTTGTGTTTGACGGAAAGAAGGAAGAAGACGACAGTCATAACTTACAGACTCGAGTCCTTTTTAATGTCTCTTAAATTTACAAAACACACAGCTGATTGTTTTTACAGAATATTTTCTTAATGCACAACAAATTCATGTCAAAGGTTAAAATTTTAGACACACACAGCCTGGGAAAGCAGCTCCCTGCTGGATTTATTTGCACCCACCTGGTCTTTAAAGACCTTGAAACAGCAGCTTTTCCAGTTAATGATTGGCCAGTATGGGGGAAAGTGTGCACTCACTGCTGTCTCTTATCGCCTCTGACCACAAAGCTGCTGGAGAGGTATCTCAGTGGCTGACATTAATATAGAGGGCAGCGCTTTGTTTAAAGAGACAGGTTATTTTCTGTGTTGTCTGCTGGAGGAGGAGATGGGGAGCATGCAAGAGCCCCGTTGACACAACTGGAGCTTTAATTCATTGCAGATTGTGCAGTTTGCTTTGGTTTGATTGCACGCTACGTTTTCCAGCTACGAAACCATCAAATAAAACAGATGTGTAGTCTTTTTTAAAGATGTCTGCAGATTATGCTTTTTCTTTGTCTATTTTCTTGTCAAATCACCACTTGGAAATTATTCTCCCCTGCAAAAAGGATGGAAAACTGTAAACTTTAGCATTCCTGTTCTCTCTTCTGCATATCGTATGCTGCACACTGCCTTCCTAAGGAGATGAGCCTCTTTGTAGGAACATGAGCCGTCAGGGTGGATTCCCACCAGCTGTACTCTGGTGACAGCACACAGGTGGGCCTGTGGTCGATCAGGTAACGGTTCAGGTAGCTTTCCTCCAGGCCTCTGGCCGTCACCCTGTTTGCTTGGTCCTGCAGAATGAGTAAAGAACAGCCATGGACTAGCTTACGCATCTCAGACACCGACCCGCCGTAAAACTCCGAGGTGTAATAGTAGTCCCCTTCATCCTCCTCCACACACGCTGATGAAACCTCCTGATCCTCATAAGGATACATATTTCTTTGCATCCCGTAGATTTCTGGGTGCAGCGTCGCCACGAGATCTCCCAGGATCTCCTCCCCAATGGGGCCCACAAACTTCTGGTCCACATCAGCGCAGAAAATGTACTCGACCTCGCTGTCAACAGAGTACCGGATGGCATCAGTCAACAGGACCATCCGACGATACGCCAACCGCTCCCACCCAGGCAGTTCTGCAACAGGGAGCACTTTTATCTGCCGCCCGGGACCCAGCTCGACTTGGGGATCCAGGGTACGAGAGTTGTCTGTGAGGATGTAATATGTGACCATCTGGCTGGGGAGAAAATGGATTTCAGCGGAGGAGATGAACGACCGAACAAAGCGGGCGTACGTTCCCACCACCAGAGTCAACAAACCAACATGGATTCCTTGTTCTGAGAGTTTagctctctgcaacgctgcgttACTGCTGTCCCCCCACACCAAAGGTGCGCCCCACGGTGTCTCCCCTGGGGTTTGGAGCTCTGCTGTTTTGACCACAGTCATGTCTTTCAGGATTCTTCCATCTTCCAATCCCAAGGTGTGGTGGACGGAATGAGCTGACTTCAGACTGCCCGCAGTTTTACGTCCATTCAAAAAAtctaagaagacaaaaacagcaTTTCAGTATTCATAAGAAAGGGATATTTATAAAACTGCACACAAAGATGCATAAGCTCCCTCGTAAACAAGACAATTAGTGTTTAATGTGGcatggtggagaaacgagggcccgggcgggattcaatccccagactcttgGGTGAGAGTCACGTAcgccaaccagtcagccaaagggacatccccttagccaagtagccagggtgcacgaTCAATCGgtacactgtgacaggatgctcacactgccacatcaacTCAGCTgaagtcactttaaagcagtctgGGTATTATCTTTTAGCATTTTTGTTTGTGCGTGCATTGTCCTGATACAGAAAGAGTAGGAACATTATCTTCTGCACACTCACATAAGATAAGAGACAGGAGAAAACAGCTTAGGAGTAGCTGTATTCTGGTCATTCGGACTGGACCTGCTGGGAGATACAAACGCACACATGCactcatcatttatttatttaaagctgctacaCTTTACCCTTATGCCACCTCCAAATATCCCCCTTATACTGACAGATTTGATAGAAATATGGTTGTTATAGAACTGTTTCCCCTTGAGAAGGATCCTATCTTTAATTTTCACAAGTAATCTGTGAAAAGCCTGCTGAACGTCTGTAGTAAATTGCATTTATATCAGTTTATCGCAGTCTGGATGCTTTTCCTGAttaagaagaaggaagaaagaagctTTTGACTAAAGGATGCTCCAACATATGTCATGTGTAGGAACATTAAACAGGTCAGACTGATATCAATGGGGGCATTAGTGTCACTCCACTTGATTTCATGGGACTGAACCGTCACTGGATGGTTGACATCACGTTTTAGCTGAACCAGTCCCAGTTTACATGCCTGTAAACTAAAGCTGCAGCACATGGGGCAGCAGTTAATTCATGAGAtgccatgaaaaaaaaaaccatgaCAAAAGCAgaagaggaggagcagagggCATGGAGAGCGTACTGACCTGAAGGTGTCTTGCAGAGCAGAAAGACTGCCATGCTGTGGATGAACTTGTCAAGTTTTTTCCAGACGGGATTTTTGCTGCTTCCTAAGTTTGTGGATCTTGGTAGCTCTCTCTGTCCCTGGAAGCCTGCCGTTAAAGTCCCTGTTTTTGGCCATTCGTTTTTCAAGTCTAAACTTCACTTTCTGCCTCGTCTTGCTGCTTTTCCACTGTTTTCCACTCCCTAGTCTTCAGATAACTGGTTCCCAACTCCCCCTACTCACGTTCTCTCTGAGGCTCTTGAAACATTCCCCATTGGAGCACAACCAGAGCAGCCAGATGTGAGGGGAGGAgttggaaaaaaaaataaagcaaCCAGAGAGGGCGTCCAAGAATTGCAGAGAATGAAGAAGGAATTGTGTCTTCTTTTCCAtgctgaaagataaactttaaaaACTAAATCCAAGACTGAGGTTTATGAGCTACTTGTTCTTTCCACAACATTCAttttaataaaattctgcacataTTTAGGAAAAAGGGGGAAAATTATGTAGTGCAGCACGATTTTATGTGCAAATTTTTGTTGCTGTACTTGGCAAATGTTGTCCTCAAGGTGGCGATATAAGAGAGGGCAACACGTAATCAGAACTTAGCATGCAGGCAAGTGTTGCACAGTAAAATAAACCCATGTACTTTCTTAAATGAAAAGCCCTCAGGCAAATCTGTTTAACTTATTTTATGAGTCATTGCAAAGGTGGTTTTCTTTACTTAGTAAGTCTTTAATTACTGGATTTGGGGCTttcctgatatatatatatatataggtccttctcaaaaactgTGCTTTCATCcgtaaaaagtactttggaccactgtttCTGGTTAAAAAAATtatcatattgtgatgaagttcattattttctgtaatgtactgaaaaacattagactttcatatatattagattcattacacacaactgaagtagttcaagcattttattgtttctaatattgatgattttggcatacagctcatgaaaacccaaaattcctatctcaaaaacttAGCATATCATGATAAGGTTCTCTAaacaagctattaacctaatcatctgaatcaactaattaactctaaacacctgcaggagattcctgaggctttgaaaaactcccagcctggttcattactcaaaactgcaatcatgggtaagactgccgacctgactgctgtccagaaggccatcattgacaccctcaagcaagagggtaagacacagaaaaaaatttctgaacgaataggctgttcccagagtgctgtatcaaggcacctcagtgggaagtctgtgcgaGGAAAAAGTGTGGTAGAAaaggctgcacaacgagaagaggtgactggaccctgaggaagattgtggagaaggaccgattccagaccttgggagaCCTGcgaaagcagtggactgagtctgaagtagaaacatccagagtctccgtgtacaggcgtgtgcaggaaatgggctacaggtgccgcattccccaggtcaagccacttttgaaccagaaatagcggcagaagcgcctgacctgggctacagagaagcatcactggactgttgctcagtggtccaaagtacatttttcggatgaaagcaaattttgcatgtcattcagaaatcaaggtgccagagtctggaggaagactgggcagagggaaatgccaaaatgcctgaagtccagtgtcaagcacctacagtcagtgatggtctggggtgccatgtcagctgctggtgttggtccactgtgttctatcaaaggcagggtcaatgcagctagctatcaggagattttggagcactgcatgcttccatctgctgaaatgctttatggagatgaagatttcatttttcagcacagcctggcacctgctcacagtgccaaaaccactggtaaatggtttactgaccatggtattactgtgctcaattggcctgccaactctcctgacctgaaccccatagagaatctgtgggatattatgaagagaaagttgagagacgcaagacccaacactctggatgagcttaaggccgctatcgaagcatcctgggcctccataacacctcagcagtgccacaggctgatggccTCCAAGCcatgccgcattgaagcagtcatttctgctaaaggattcccgaccaagtattgagtgcataaattAAAAGAATGATTTGAAGTtggcttttttgtattaaaaacacttttcttttattggttggatgaaatatgctaattttttgagataggaattttgggttttcatgagctgtatgccacaatcatcaatattagaaacaataaaaggcttgaactacttcagttgtgtgtaatgaatctaatttaTATGAAAGTcttatgtttatcagtacattacagaaaataattaactttatgATGATAtgaaaattttttgagaaggacctgtaaatatatatatatatatatatatatatatatatatatatatatatatataatgatttTTCAATTTCAATTATGTTTTCATTCAaaatttttaatatttatttattaattatttctgttgtgtccttgggcaagacacttaaccccatgCCTGCTGGCAGTGGTCAAAggaaccggtggcaccagtgttcgacaggccttgcctttgtcagtgcgccccagggcagctgtcgcTACATtgaagctcatccccaccagtgtgtgaatgggtgaatgactgtgttgtgaagtgccttcggggttgtagaaccctaataaGGTGCAAtacaagtacaggccatttaccatgtattTAGTATAAAACATACCAATCGGTCCAAAAGGCAAAAATCTATAGAAAAACTATTTATCAAGAGCACTttaatttcatgtttttattcaaGTTCCTCTGAATTACAGCTTTCCATCATTTCCTGCTCAACACCAGCCATGTAAAGAAGCTAGCGGCGTCATGGCGAGCAGCAAAGAAGCAGTCAGTGACAAAATCGTCTCTCCCCTTGGATACTATTGTGTTCATGGACGTagttgcagaactgtcaagtaaataggtggcaggaacggccaatcacacgttagcaagtatcagcagagccagtaGATGAActtatggacggttctaatgggaaacaggcttcaacacaaagggttgttttccgcttggtcctattgCTCAactagtgtctatttaatatttcctgcacacgcctgtacacggagactctggatgtttctactccagactcagtccactgctttcgCAGGTCTCCCaaagtctggaatcggtccttctccacaatcttcctcagggaccggtcacctcttctcgttgtgcagcgttttctgccacactttttcctcccacagacttcccactgaggtgccttgatacagcactctgggaacagcctattcgttcagaaatttttttctgtgtcttaccctcttgcttgagggtgtcaagatTTTGgatgaaaaaagtgcaggggacaaaaactgACTTTGGAAAAAATGGTCTCCCATTATTCTGTGTCCCCTCCAAAGCTACAACCATGATTGTGTTCAATCCCTTGTAAAATAATGTCATATTGATCGATGGTTTCTAAATCGAATCAAATCAAAACGGTGTTGTGACAGAATTTGAGGTATCTGTGAACATCGAGTCCATTGTATCGATCTCTTATCGCGAGTCACCCTCTGAGTATCCCTGTATTTTCTCTGATCACAAACTATaaaacattcaaacagcacattcATGATGTCACTTTGCTGTTTATTTTGATAAATCTCATATTTTTACACGTCCATACAGAAACTGAAACATAAATATTAGTTTGTGTAAACAATCTTTGACTGAGGAATTTGTCCAAATCAAGCCAAAAATCATAAATAAAACAGCACAGGCTAGTCTAACGGATAAATCACTGGGATCATGGAAAGCTTCATCCCAAACATCATCGGAGAAAGAGTCAAAGCTGGAATTTCACAGACAAACAACAGCATTGCCTTGTGTGAAGCGAGCGTCCTGACAGCGCGGTTCTGGCAGTGATCTGATGCTTTAGCTTCGTGAAACGGTGCTACACACAAAGAAATTCCTGAAGAGTTTTGGTTTAGTTATTTTTTTcacttattttatattttttctgGACTTAGAAAAATAGTTTCTCTAATGCAGCAGAACTGATACAAAACTAAATAAGTTACAGAAGGAAAACAATCTCTTTTTAGGGTTTCATTGGCATTTACTAATCCACCAAGTTATAGatcttcactttttattagttctaataaaataaaatatgaatatGATCATCCTGTTTAACTTGTCTGATTTATAGCAAATAATAGCTCACAATAAAATATacttctttatgtgtttgaaagcaAACTAAAAACCATTTTGTTGCTTTTGTTTCACTGAACCCTGAGAATAAATCTTGAGTCGAcagatttaaatatttaaaacagTTGAATATTTTGTGTCACGTATAGCCAACATAATGCTAATTTAGTTTTGAAAGGTTGATTTATTCTCAATGGGAATGATTGCTCATCATCACATGGAGTTCTCAGAATAAATGGGATTAAATTAAACCCATAATTTCACAATCGTTGTCTCTAAATGATACATAGATGTAGATAAATGTGGCATGCTTGAGCAGGCAGTAAGGAGAGGAGAACCAAGACCACTGGGCTCTCTGCTACCTTATTCTGATTAAATGCTTTTAGATTCAACACAGAGAGTCACATTTTACAGCACAGAGGCTCTGAATAAGTCCATATTTTAAATCACATCAAGAAAGGTTACACGTCTAAATGAAGAATTAATGAATCAAAGGGATGGATCAGAAATAGATCGGAAATGCAGCATTTGGGGTCTTTCTCACTTTCTTCTTAACATTTggatttttttcccctttcatCTGTTCTCCTTGTTCCTCTGTTCCCAAAATCTCCTCCCCCGAACCTGCTCACTTCTGGTCATCATCCAGCATCTCAAACAGGGCCTGCAGCAGCCGGTCGTCTCTGTGCCTGTATGGTTTGGTGTTGTAGAAGCCGTCGCTGTAGTCGCTGtacagactgtcctcggggccacTGTACTTGTTGATCAAGTCCAGAGCTTGGTACAGCTTTTGGGCTGGGAATTttgtaggaggaggaggaaagatGTCCCGGGCTGGCTGCTGGTTGCTCCACATGGAGGGGAAGGGCCTGGGCGTGGCGCGGGGCTGCTGCGATGCGGCGGCGTGTCGGTTAAACGCCGTCTGCAGGAGACGCAGCAGGGCCAGAGAGGGGGAAGAGAGGGAGTTTGAGGGGAGTTTGGGCTCCTTCTCTGGATTGGAGGAAGAGGCGTGTTCAGACTCAGCCCTCTGAGGTGGGCGGGCCTGTGTGGGTTCCTATAGCAACAAATGTGACACAGATTGGCGttgtagaaagaaaaaacaagattTCAACTGGGAATTTCCACAGTGTACCACAACTGTACTGTTCCCAGGACACCAGCACGGTAACTCACCTCCATCATGTCATCCATATGTTCCACACCTCGGCGGTCGTTCTGCACTGCGTTGTACGGAATGTACACTCGAGGTTTCTTCATGTGCTTGGGTTTCTCTGATGTTCCGTGGAGAATCAGCTTCCAGTTCAAGATTCGTCCCTTGTTCTCCATATGGCCCGACTGTGACAGGAAACAGGAACTGTCTTAAGACCTAACGGGAAAACTGTTCTGTAGGTCCTATGATTGTTTTGCAACCCTGAACCTGATTTATTTGTGTAGCTACCCTAAAGAAATGTAAACCTGAAGGCTAAAATAAGACTTTTCTCTATAAAACTCACAGTATCTGTGATCTTTAAGGTCCAGATTCCCGCAGGATCTTCTCCCCAAGTATGAACAGACATGAAGTCCCAATTCTTGAAACCATTGGCTGAGGTATCCCTTTCTCGCTCTGCCAGTAGAACTGTGGTGGTGCCTTAAGAAAAACCCAAAGGACTGAGTCATTTGGGGATTTTGTTGTTATAAACTTGTGTTTATGTGTGCTTGTGTCTTTTCTCACCGGCAGGGGAGGTGAGTGTGATGTGCAGATCTCCTCTCCGGGTGTATTCGATACTGGCCTCCACCTGAACATGCTCCAGCGAGTGAACGGCGTTCTCCTGTCCCACGCAGGCTTTGGTAGGAATCTCTATGGTGATCTCTCCCGATGCTTTTAACTCTCTGTGGATAGCAACAAGGGAGAACAGAGGTGGGCCCTGAAATTGCATGCTTACAAGATTATATGTTGTTGTGTAGCTTTATCTGTTATTTATTGATGTAGGAGAGACCACTTCAATTGATGTAGAAGCGCTTCCTCAGAAAGTTTTGCAGCTGATGTCCTTCGCAAATGACCATTAAATAACTATAATAACTAGCCTACTCTACTACAGTAGCAGTAGCTCTGCGGGCCGACCTAGCCATGCTccatgtagcctcagcaggtctgccattggcctgagcagtttgTGTATTGCCAATCAGAGTGCTCGGTTTGGACAGGGGGATGTTGCGATggagcaaaacaacaaagatggcagcagCTTGTTTG
This sequence is a window from Nothobranchius furzeri strain GRZ-AD chromosome 3, NfurGRZ-RIMD1, whole genome shotgun sequence. Protein-coding genes within it:
- the LOC107385470 gene encoding globoside alpha-1,3-N-acetylgalactosaminyltransferase 1 isoform X2 gives rise to the protein MAVFLLCKTPSGPVRMTRIQLLLSCFLLSLILYFLNGRKTAGSLKSAHSVHHTLGLEDGRILKDMTVVKTAELQTPGETPWGAPLVWGDSSNAALQRAKLSEQGIHVGLLTLVVGTYARFVRSFISSAEIHFLPSQMVTYYILTDNSRTLDPQVELGPGRQIKVLPVAELPGWERLAYRRMVLLTDAIRYSVDSEVEYIFCADVDQKFVGPIGEEILGDLVATLHPEIYGMQRNMYPYEDQEVSSACVEEDEGDYYYTSEFYGGSVSEMRKLVHGCSLLILQDQANRVTARGLEESYLNRYLIDHRPTCVLSPEYSWWESTLTAHVPTKRLISLGRQCAAYDMQKREQEC
- the LOC107385470 gene encoding globoside alpha-1,3-N-acetylgalactosaminyltransferase 1 isoform X1, whose protein sequence is MAVFLLCKTPSAGPVRMTRIQLLLSCFLLSLILYFLNGRKTAGSLKSAHSVHHTLGLEDGRILKDMTVVKTAELQTPGETPWGAPLVWGDSSNAALQRAKLSEQGIHVGLLTLVVGTYARFVRSFISSAEIHFLPSQMVTYYILTDNSRTLDPQVELGPGRQIKVLPVAELPGWERLAYRRMVLLTDAIRYSVDSEVEYIFCADVDQKFVGPIGEEILGDLVATLHPEIYGMQRNMYPYEDQEVSSACVEEDEGDYYYTSEFYGGSVSEMRKLVHGCSLLILQDQANRVTARGLEESYLNRYLIDHRPTCVLSPEYSWWESTLTAHVPTKRLISLGRQCAAYDMQKREQEC
- the LOC107385470 gene encoding globoside alpha-1,3-N-acetylgalactosaminyltransferase 1 isoform X3; the protein is MAVFLLCKTPSDFLNGRKTAGSLKSAHSVHHTLGLEDGRILKDMTVVKTAELQTPGETPWGAPLVWGDSSNAALQRAKLSEQGIHVGLLTLVVGTYARFVRSFISSAEIHFLPSQMVTYYILTDNSRTLDPQVELGPGRQIKVLPVAELPGWERLAYRRMVLLTDAIRYSVDSEVEYIFCADVDQKFVGPIGEEILGDLVATLHPEIYGMQRNMYPYEDQEVSSACVEEDEGDYYYTSEFYGGSVSEMRKLVHGCSLLILQDQANRVTARGLEESYLNRYLIDHRPTCVLSPEYSWWESTLTAHVPTKRLISLGRQCAAYDMQKREQEC